A genomic window from Silene latifolia isolate original U9 population chromosome Y, ASM4854445v1, whole genome shotgun sequence includes:
- the LOC141628681 gene encoding peptidyl-prolyl cis-trans isomerase CYP65-like: MFITKTEWATEWGGAKSKDLRTPFKRLPFYCCALTFTPFDIPVCTKYGCVFDTMHIIPYIRKYGKNPVTGAPLKLPDLVPLNFHKNSEGEFHCPVLNKVFTEFTHIVAVKTSGNVLCYEAGSFFFSNCDYLPICLNYLFSRMELCYLRYKPPSLPCRRFS, encoded by the exons ATGTTCATAACGAAGACGGAATGGGCTACCGAATGGGGCGGCGCTAAATCCAAAGACCTCCGTACTCCTTTCAAACGTCTCCCTTTCTACTGTTGCGC GCTTACGTTTACACCTTTCGACATTCCGGTTTGCACCAAATATGGTTGCGTTTTCGATACTAT GCATATTATTCCGTATATTAGGAAGTATGGCAAAAATCCGGTTACTGGAGCTCCGCTTAAGCTTCCCGATCTTGTTCCTCTTAACTTCCATAAGAATTCCGAAG GGGAGTTTCATTGCCCGGTTTTGAACAAGGTTTTCACTGAATTTACGCACATTGTTGCGGTGAAGACCTCTGGAAACGTGTTATGTTATGAGGCCGGTTCATTTTTCTTCTCTAATTGTGATTACCTACCAATTTGTCTGAATTATTTATTTAGTAGGATGGAGTTATGTTACTTGAGGTATAAACCTCCTAGTTTACCATGTAGGAGATTTTCGTAG